The Dyella caseinilytica genome has a window encoding:
- a CDS encoding uroporphyrinogen-III synthase, which produces MASRAPPTRSVRASAPLAGRTIVITRPAGTGSPLARRVRALGGTPLLLPGLSLRAEPDPEQARAQWLNAQLDDVLIFTSPAAVRYALALAPCETHAAVMAVGRSTARALLRHGIEAQTPATQQNSEGVLQLPSMQQLKGRRVALITAPSGRGLLQEQIVARGGLLREVHVYGRGAPHLNRRHVEAILQLPADACVLLSSGEAIQHLMAALPAQAQQRLCSATAVVSSPRIAEQAQVAGFEHLHMAASATQGDLLAAAVDICSRPRHEASRAGC; this is translated from the coding sequence ATGGCATCTCGCGCGCCCCCGACACGGTCAGTTCGTGCGTCCGCCCCGCTGGCAGGCCGGACCATCGTCATCACGCGTCCCGCCGGTACGGGCAGTCCGCTGGCGCGACGTGTCCGGGCGCTTGGCGGGACACCGCTGCTGCTGCCGGGACTCTCCCTGCGTGCCGAGCCCGATCCGGAACAGGCCCGCGCGCAGTGGCTGAATGCCCAGCTCGACGACGTGCTGATCTTCACCAGCCCCGCCGCTGTGCGCTATGCCTTGGCGCTTGCGCCGTGCGAAACGCATGCGGCTGTCATGGCGGTGGGTCGCAGCACGGCGCGCGCGCTGCTGCGCCATGGCATTGAGGCACAGACGCCCGCGACGCAACAAAACAGCGAAGGCGTATTGCAGCTGCCATCCATGCAGCAGCTAAAGGGGCGGCGGGTTGCGCTCATCACCGCGCCAAGCGGGCGGGGTTTGTTGCAGGAACAGATTGTGGCGCGCGGCGGATTGCTGCGCGAGGTACACGTGTATGGGCGCGGCGCGCCGCATTTAAATCGGCGCCATGTCGAGGCCATCCTGCAATTGCCTGCGGACGCCTGTGTGTTGCTGTCCAGCGGCGAAGCCATCCAACATCTTATGGCAGCGCTGCCGGCGCAGGCACAGCAACGCTTATGCAGTGCCACCGCCGTCGTCAGCAGCCCGCGGATTGCCGAGCAGGCGCAGGTGGCAGGGTTCGAGCACTTGCATATGGCAGCCTCGGCAACACAGGGCGATTTGCTGGCCGCGGCGGTGGACATTTGTTCACGCCCGCGCCACGAAGCCAGCCGCGCAGGCTGTTAG
- a CDS encoding uroporphyrinogen-III C-methyltransferase, with protein sequence MSQDDLTPERNTAPDGVPSDTVRATRPPAPARSNGGTLALALLLALIAVVGTGYVAWRQWQLMHIDARTLRTTASLEERVNTLEHSVSGATGQNNLLMQRLNDADQVNRTLRDELLSQDQRVRDLEEAVGRLSEKTLSGQDAMRLDETEALLRMGTERYTLFHDAQGAAQAYALAEQTLAAVNDNAFNGVRQSIDAEHDALLKSQPSDREPLLDTVVQLRNDLPNLPLKPLDEPATTESNGMWARIRHALFSVIQIQRDNGAPIDIADARIARDMVALDLAQAQAALIAWDNDACSAALKRADAGLAAQFDLQSPAVQQARERIAKLGDQLKPAIPVTLGAALSELRNLRAVHALKPSADTSAPAGETKP encoded by the coding sequence ATGAGCCAGGACGATCTCACCCCCGAACGAAACACCGCGCCAGACGGCGTGCCCTCCGACACCGTGCGCGCCACCCGGCCACCGGCTCCCGCCCGATCCAATGGCGGCACCCTGGCGCTGGCCTTGCTGCTGGCGCTGATCGCCGTGGTTGGCACCGGTTACGTCGCCTGGCGGCAATGGCAGCTGATGCACATCGATGCCAGAACCTTGCGCACTACCGCCAGCCTGGAAGAGCGGGTCAATACGCTCGAGCACAGCGTGTCCGGCGCCACCGGCCAGAACAACCTGCTGATGCAGCGCTTGAACGATGCGGATCAGGTCAACCGTACGTTGCGCGACGAATTGCTATCGCAAGACCAGCGCGTGCGTGATCTGGAAGAAGCTGTGGGCCGCCTGTCCGAAAAGACGCTTTCCGGCCAGGATGCGATGCGCTTGGACGAAACCGAAGCGCTGCTGCGCATGGGCACCGAGCGCTACACGCTGTTCCATGACGCGCAAGGCGCCGCACAGGCCTATGCGCTGGCCGAACAGACGCTCGCTGCGGTTAACGACAATGCCTTCAATGGTGTGCGCCAGAGCATCGATGCAGAGCACGATGCGTTGCTCAAAAGCCAACCATCGGATCGCGAGCCATTGCTCGATACCGTGGTGCAATTGCGCAACGATCTGCCCAACCTTCCGCTCAAGCCGCTGGACGAACCCGCCACGACCGAAAGCAACGGTATGTGGGCGCGCATTCGCCATGCACTGTTCAGCGTGATCCAAATTCAGCGCGACAACGGCGCGCCGATCGATATCGCCGACGCACGCATTGCACGCGACATGGTGGCGCTGGATCTCGCGCAGGCACAGGCAGCGTTGATCGCTTGGGATAACGATGCCTGCAGTGCAGCGCTCAAGCGTGCGGATGCCGGCCTCGCGGCGCAATTCGACCTGCAATCGCCCGCCGTACAGCAGGCTCGTGAACGCATCGCCAAACTGGGTGATCAGCTCAAGCCGGCCATTCCGGTCACGCTGGGCGCTGCGTTGAGCGAACTGCGCAACCTGCGTGCAGTGCATGCGCTCAAACCCAGCGCGGATACCTCCGCACCCGCTGGCGAGACCAAGCCATGA
- a CDS encoding 2Fe-2S iron-sulfur cluster-binding protein yields the protein MFTVTLKTSGRRFDVMPGETVLEAAQRAGIALPYSCRAGVCGSCKAVLVEGRCEYPRNPPTALDVHDRVHHAVLLCQAVPVSDLLLEAREVTSVEDVTRRQLTVQVSRKWQLAPDVIGLHLQPVQGELRLNWLPGQYLDVLLDEGRRRPFSIANVPQADGVIELHVRHVAGGGFTSWVSDALKEGDTLRIEGPLGTFVPREDSERPMVFMAGGTGFAPVKAILEHFLALGTRRAIDVYWGARNPADLYLHGLAEGWAVKAPHLRFQAVLSDPEQAQAAGMRAGLVHEAVLEDQPDLSGHDVYMSGPPAMIDAGRKLFIDAGLPEDRLYYDSFDYAPDVLAQILAARAGIA from the coding sequence GTGTTTACCGTAACTCTCAAGACTTCCGGCCGCCGTTTCGACGTGATGCCCGGCGAAACCGTGCTGGAAGCCGCGCAGCGGGCCGGCATCGCGTTGCCGTACTCGTGCCGTGCCGGCGTATGCGGAAGCTGCAAGGCGGTGCTGGTCGAAGGCCGTTGCGAGTATCCGCGCAATCCGCCTACGGCCCTGGACGTGCACGATCGCGTGCACCACGCCGTGTTGCTATGCCAGGCGGTGCCGGTCAGCGATCTGCTGCTGGAGGCGCGCGAAGTCACCTCGGTGGAAGATGTGACGCGCCGTCAACTCACGGTGCAGGTCAGCCGCAAGTGGCAGCTCGCTCCCGACGTGATTGGTCTGCATCTGCAGCCAGTGCAGGGTGAGCTGCGTTTGAATTGGCTGCCGGGGCAATATCTGGATGTACTGCTGGATGAAGGTCGCCGCCGCCCGTTTTCGATCGCCAACGTGCCGCAAGCCGATGGTGTGATCGAACTGCATGTTCGCCATGTTGCGGGTGGTGGATTTACCTCATGGGTGAGCGATGCGCTGAAAGAAGGCGACACGCTGCGCATCGAAGGGCCGCTGGGTACGTTCGTGCCGCGCGAGGATTCGGAACGGCCGATGGTGTTCATGGCGGGCGGCACCGGTTTCGCGCCGGTGAAAGCCATCCTGGAGCATTTTCTGGCCTTGGGCACGCGCCGCGCGATCGATGTGTACTGGGGCGCGCGCAACCCGGCGGATCTTTATCTGCATGGATTGGCAGAAGGATGGGCCGTCAAGGCGCCTCATCTGCGCTTTCAAGCCGTGCTATCCGATCCGGAACAGGCGCAAGCGGCTGGCATGCGTGCTGGCCTGGTGCACGAGGCCGTGCTGGAAGACCAGCCGGACCTGTCCGGCCACGATGTCTACATGAGTGGGCCGCCGGCGATGATCGATGCCGGGCGCAAGCTGTTCATCGATGCAGGCTTGCCGGAAGATCGGCTCTACTACGATTCGTTCGACTACGCGCCGGATGTATTGGCGCAAATTCTGGCGGCACGCGCGGGGATCGCTTAA
- a CDS encoding YiiD C-terminal domain-containing protein, with protein sequence MDKLDPQAAAQALVAFIHDGIPLARAMALELDTYDGESLTLASPLAPNVNDKGCAFGGSLVSLMTLTGWGVVELALRQRGEDCDVYVGESTVRYLSPVWGDFRARAQRAEDASWDAFFATLATRGRARIAVMAEVPGENGKPAATLAAQFVAKRRSAAAE encoded by the coding sequence ATGGACAAGCTCGATCCGCAGGCCGCTGCCCAGGCACTGGTGGCCTTTATTCACGATGGCATTCCACTGGCCCGCGCCATGGCGCTGGAGCTGGATACCTATGACGGCGAAAGCCTGACCCTCGCCAGCCCCTTGGCGCCCAACGTCAACGACAAGGGCTGCGCCTTCGGCGGCAGCCTGGTGAGTCTGATGACCCTGACTGGCTGGGGCGTGGTCGAACTTGCCTTGCGCCAGCGTGGCGAGGATTGCGACGTGTATGTCGGGGAATCCACCGTGCGCTACCTCAGTCCGGTATGGGGTGATTTCCGGGCCCGGGCGCAGCGCGCCGAGGACGCCAGCTGGGATGCCTTCTTTGCCACGCTGGCCACCCGGGGCCGGGCACGCATCGCGGTGATGGCGGAGGTTCCTGGCGAAAACGGCAAACCGGCTGCCACGCTTGCGGCGCAGTTCGTAGCGAAGCGCCGCTCTGCTGCGGCAGAATGA
- a CDS encoding serine/threonine protein kinase has protein sequence MSDETPYARLTPDLVLDAVTACGLWPDGRLLALNSYENRVWQVGLEDASPVIAKFYRPGRWSDAAILEEHTFAQELADAELPVVAPRTFAGRTLLHHDGYRYALSPRHGGRAPSLESADQLKWLGRLIARIHMVGARSAFAHRGRIDRDTLIAHPMHAVLASSLLPAVSRDRYRHAVERVDRLVAARFEAIGPVRTLRLHGDCHPGNVLWTDTGPHFVDLDDARTGPAVQDLWMLAHDERAMEVLLEGYASMRDFDHAELALIPALRAMRQVHYAGWIAARWHDPAFPAAFPFAAESRWWEQHITDLHEQADELE, from the coding sequence ATGTCTGACGAAACCCCTTACGCACGCCTCACCCCCGACCTCGTGCTCGACGCCGTCACCGCCTGCGGCCTTTGGCCGGATGGCCGCCTGCTGGCCTTGAACAGCTACGAAAACCGCGTCTGGCAGGTCGGGCTGGAGGATGCATCGCCGGTGATAGCGAAGTTCTATCGTCCGGGCCGATGGAGCGATGCCGCGATCCTGGAAGAGCACACCTTTGCGCAGGAATTGGCTGACGCGGAGTTGCCGGTCGTGGCGCCACGCACCTTCGCCGGGCGAACGCTGCTGCATCACGATGGCTATCGCTACGCGCTGTCACCGCGTCATGGTGGACGCGCACCTTCGCTGGAATCGGCCGATCAGCTGAAATGGCTAGGGCGTCTGATCGCACGTATACACATGGTGGGTGCACGCTCTGCATTCGCACATCGCGGCCGAATCGATCGCGACACCTTGATCGCGCATCCGATGCACGCGGTGCTTGCTTCCAGCTTGTTACCCGCGGTATCGCGCGATCGCTATCGCCACGCCGTCGAACGCGTTGACCGCCTGGTTGCCGCGCGTTTCGAAGCCATCGGCCCGGTGCGCACGCTACGTCTGCACGGCGACTGTCATCCCGGCAATGTACTGTGGACCGATACCGGCCCGCACTTCGTCGACCTCGACGATGCGCGCACGGGTCCTGCCGTGCAGGATTTATGGATGCTCGCTCATGACGAGCGCGCGATGGAGGTCCTGCTGGAAGGCTATGCTTCGATGCGTGATTTCGATCACGCCGAACTGGCCCTCATTCCGGCCCTGCGCGCCATGCGGCAGGTGCATTATGCAGGCTGGATTGCGGCACGCTGGCATGATCCGGCGTTTCCAGCCGCGTTTCCGTTCGCCGCGGAGTCGCGCTGGTGGGAACAACATATAACGGACCTGCATGAGCAGGCGGATGAACTTGAATGA
- a CDS encoding rhodanese-like domain-containing protein, producing MNDFLHKLPEFLGNHLALALGFVALVIALIVTQIMVLLRKYKELTPAGLTQLINRDSPLMIDLSAIADFEKMHVPGAKHVAMSQFDPENKDLAKARELPVVVMDKDGRNSDGAAQRLVKAGFTSVYTLGGGVLAWQQAQLPVAKGKN from the coding sequence ATGAATGATTTCCTGCACAAGCTGCCCGAGTTCCTGGGCAACCATCTCGCGCTTGCCCTGGGGTTCGTTGCCTTGGTGATCGCGCTGATCGTCACTCAGATCATGGTGCTGCTGCGTAAGTACAAGGAACTGACGCCCGCCGGACTGACCCAGCTGATCAACCGCGACAGCCCACTGATGATCGACCTGTCGGCCATTGCCGATTTCGAGAAGATGCACGTGCCGGGTGCAAAGCACGTGGCGATGAGCCAGTTCGATCCAGAGAACAAGGATCTGGCCAAGGCCCGCGAGCTGCCGGTGGTCGTGATGGACAAGGACGGCCGCAACAGCGACGGCGCTGCGCAACGCCTGGTGAAAGCCGGTTTTACCAGCGTCTACACCCTGGGTGGCGGCGTGCTGGCCTGGCAGCAGGCCCAGTTGCCAGTGGCGAAAGGCAAGAACTGA
- a CDS encoding hotdog fold thioesterase — MRIWKQDTDLARLNSWSQNTLMEALGIRMTAVGDDWLQGTMPVDRRTHQPYGLLHGGASVALAETLGSSAAMLTLDPEKERAVGLDINANHVRGVLSGTVTGTARPLHLGRSTQVWEIRIEDEAGKLVCISRLTMAVVPATAVGSR; from the coding sequence ATGCGCATCTGGAAGCAGGATACCGACCTCGCCCGCCTGAACAGCTGGAGCCAAAACACGCTGATGGAGGCGCTGGGCATCCGCATGACCGCCGTCGGCGACGACTGGCTACAGGGCACCATGCCGGTGGATCGCCGCACGCACCAGCCGTATGGCCTGCTGCACGGCGGCGCTTCGGTGGCGCTGGCCGAAACGCTGGGCAGCAGCGCCGCCATGCTCACGCTCGATCCGGAAAAAGAACGCGCAGTGGGGCTGGATATCAATGCCAATCACGTGCGCGGCGTGCTCAGCGGCACCGTGACCGGCACCGCGCGTCCACTGCATCTGGGACGCTCCACGCAAGTATGGGAAATCCGTATCGAGGACGAGGCCGGCAAGCTGGTATGCATCTCGCGCCTGACCATGGCGGTGGTGCCGGCGACGGCAGTGGGTTCGCGTTGA